From a region of the Tiliqua scincoides isolate rTilSci1 chromosome 4, rTilSci1.hap2, whole genome shotgun sequence genome:
- the KDSR gene encoding 3-ketodihydrosphingosine reductase, with amino-acid sequence MFWPVVLLAAAAAVVAFLLLLFYVVSTMVSPKPLSLSGAHVVITGGSSGIGKGIAIECFKKGAFITLLARDENRLLEAKREIEQYSVNDKQVVHIASVDVSKDYANVVKVIKQAQEKLGPVDMLVNCAGTSVNGKFEELDTSKFEQLMAVNYLGTVYPTHAVVPTMKERRMGRIVFVSSQAGQVGLFGYSAYSATKFALRGLAEALQMEVKPYNIYITVAYPPDTDTPGFAEESKTKLLETQLISESSTVCQPDHVARIIVKDAIQGKANSSVGPDGRMLTILACGISPVTSVAEALEVVMSIGVCRLLSLYYLSSFDSIVRRCMLQKEKSQKAD; translated from the exons ATGTTCTGGCCGGTGGTGctgctggcggcggcggcggccgtcgtggccttcctcctgctgctgttctACGTGGTGTCGACCATGGTTAGCCCCAAGCCCCTGTCGCTGTCCGGCGCGCACGTCGTG atAACTGGTGGCTCCAGCGGGATTGGAAAAGGCATTGCTATTGAATGCTTTAAGAAAGGTGCCTTTATAACACTGCTTGCAAGAGATGAG AACCGGCTGTTAGAGGCAAAAAGAGAAATTGAGCAGTACTCTGTTAACGACAAGCAG GTTGTGCACATTGCCTCTGTTgatgtctccaaagactatgcAAATGTTGTGAAAGTCATAAAGCAA GCTCAAGAAAAGCTGGGCCCAGTTGATATGCTTGTAAACTGTGCTGGAACATCAGTGAATGGAAAATTTGAAGAGCTTGACACCAGTAAGTTTGAA CAACTGATGGCGGTCAACTACCTAGGTACTGTTTATCCAACCCATGCAGTCGTTCCCACCATGAAGGAACGACGGATGGGAAGGATTGTTTTCGTGTCATCCCAGGCTGGGCAAGTTGGACTCTTTGGGTATTCAGCTTATTCTGCAACAAAGTTTGCTCTCCGAGGATTAGCTGAAGCTTTACAAATGGAG GTAAAGCCCTACAATATCTATATAACGGTTGCCTATCCTCCAGATACAGACACACCTGGCTTTGCAGAAGAAAGTAAGACCAAG CTTTTAGAGACTCAACTTATTTCAGAATCATCAACTGTCTGCCAGCCTGATCATGTTGCAAGAATTATTGTGAAAGATGCAATA CAAGGAAAAGCCAACAGTTCTGTTGGTCCAGATGGTCGCATGTTGACAATATTAGCTTGTGGAatatcaccagtcacttctgttGCTGAAGCCCTAGAAGTG GTTATGAGCATTGGGGTTTGCCGTTTGCTTAGCCTGTATTATTTATCAAGTTTTGACAGCATAGTTCGTCGCTGCATGCTGCAAAAGGAGAAATCtcaaaaggcagactga